The window CTGGGCTGTCGGCGAATGGACATGTGGGCACACATGTGTAGGGGCGGCCCCCTGTGGCCGCCCTCTCTCCGAAGAGCAGGACAACCTGATCCTTGACGAGTGGTTCACCAAGCAGGGCTACTCCAGCAAGGATAGCGAATTCGACCTGATCTACGTGAACGGCGACAACAACCTCGATAACCTCAAGGCACCTGACGACACCTGGAAGGTGCGCCTCATCGAGGAGGACTTCTTCCGTCTGATGTTTGAGACGGAGGGGGTGTGATGGCGAAGAAGAAAACCCCCAACGCTCCGCTCGCTCGCGCCGCGGAGCCGCTGTATCGGGAGATCCGCGCAGTCATCGAAGAGGCGCGCGCCGGGGCCTACCGAGCCGTGAACACGGCGATGGTGCATGCCTACTGGCACGTCGGGCGGCTGATCGTGGAACACGAGCAGGGAGGCAAGCGGCGGGCGGCCTATGGAGCGGAAGTGGTCGAAGATCTCTCGCAAAGACTCACGGCCGATTTCGGCAAGGGGTTCACCGTTCGAAACCTCTGGAACATGCGCCAGTTCTACCTTTCGTTCCAGATTCTGCACGCACCGCGTGCAGAATCTGGAGATCAGAAACAGGACGCACCGCGTCTCGAATCCGGCGGCAAATCTCGAAAACGGCACGCACCGCGTGCCGAACCTGGCCCCGTCTTTCGCCCGGAACTTTCCTGGACTCACTACCGGCTGCTGCTGGCCGTCGGAGATTCTCGAGCTCGTGAGTGGTACCTGCACGAAGCCGCCGAGCAGCACTGGTCCACCCGTCAGCTCGAACGCCAGATCTCCGTGCTTTACTACGAGCGCCTGCTGGCCAGCCGCAAGAAGGCGCCCGTACGCAAGGAAGCCCGGGACAAGATCGCCGCCGTCGAACCGGAACAGTTCATCCGCGACCCGTACGTGCTGGAATTCCTCGACCTGAAGGACTACCCGGCGCTTCGGGAGTCCCGGGTTGAGCAGGCCATCATCGACAACCTGCAGGCGTTCCTGCTCGAGCTGGGGAAAGGGTTCTCGTTCGTGGCGCGGCAGAGGCGGATGCGCTTCGAGGACGAGGACTTCTACGTGGACCTCGTCTTCTACAACTACCTGCTCAAGTGCTTTGTCCTGATTGACCTCAAGGTCGGCAAGCTGACTCACCAGGATCTCGGCCAGATGGATTCCTACGTACGCATGTTCGACGCCCATGCGCGGCCCGAGGGCGACAACCCGACCATCGGCCTGATCCTCTGTTCCCGCAAGAACGAAGCGATCGCGAAGTACTCGGTGCTGAGCGAAGCGCGCCAGATCTTCGCCGCCAAGTATGTGAAGGTGCTACCCACCGAACGCGAGCTTACGCGTGAAATCGAGCGCGAACGACGACTGATCGAGGCGGGTCGCCCTGGCGAGGAGAAGCCCTGATGCCGCGCGGACGCCCTCGTGCGAGTTCTGGAGCGGCTCCGTCCGAAAGACGCCGCCGCGGCGCCGGCGCGCGCCCAGCGCTCCCCTTCAACCGCAAGCTGGTCCTCAACCAGTAACTGCTCGGCCTCTTCGGCGTCGAGCGCTTCGATCAGCTCGCCGAGCACCTGCGCGAGTTCGAGAAAGCCGGCATCGAGGCGGAGATCTTCAACAAGGACGGCCGAGGGCTGTTCGCCGGACAGGCGGTGGAGATCCTGGAAGTCACCAAGCTCAAGGAGGAGATGGGCGAGAAGACCGTTGCGGTGGATGCCTTCGAGGGCAACAACCTGGTGCTGGTGGACGAAGGGCACCGCGGCGCGTGGGGCGGGGCGAGGGCGCGCAGATCATCCAGCTCTTCGGCCGCGGCGTCCGGCTCAAGGGCGTTGGCATAAGTCTCAAGCGCAGTGCACGCGCCACGCTGCCCGACGGACTGGATCGGCCGAAGCACATCGAGACGCTGGAGACCCTGAACATCTTCGGCATCCGCGCCGACTACATGGCGCAGTTCCGCGACTTCCTCGAAGAAGAGGGCCTGCCTACCAACGACGAGCGCATCGAGTTCATCCTGCCGATCATAAAGAACCTCGGCACGCGCCCGCTCAAGACGATCCGCCTCAAGAGGGAGATCAACGGCGTCAGCACCGAGTTCGGCGACGCCTTCCGCAAGCTCGGACCGGTTCCAACCGTCAGCCCCCCGGACCCCACGCGAGAGCCCGCCACCGCGTACCTGCAGAAGAACCAGGTCATTCTCAACTGGTATCCGAAGATCCAGGCGATGAAATCCGTGGGCGCCGCGGGCGGAGACGACGATGGCGCGCCGAATCAGGCGTGGCTGACCGCTCGCCACGTCGCATTCCTCGATCTCGACCGCCTGTACTTCGACCTGGAGCGGTTCACGGCCGAACGCGGGTGGCACAACCTGAACCTGCCTCGCGCCGTCATCGCCAGGCTGCTCGCGGACACGACGTGGTACCGGCTGCTGATCCCGGACTCCGAGCTGGCATTCGATTCGTTCGAGCGCGTGCGCGTCTGGCAGGAAGTGGCGCTTGCCCCGCTGCGCAAGTATGCCGAGCGCTACTACACGTTCCGGAAGCGCGAGTGGGAGCTACCACACCTGGAGTACCGGGACATCGGCGAGGACGATCCCAACTTCCCGTGCGTCGTCCGGGAAACTGGTCCCGAGTACGGCTATCGCATTCTGATCGAGGAGTCGCAGCAGGAGATCGTCGAGAAGCTCAACGAGCTGAAGGCGGCCATCGAGGCAGGCGACCTCAAGCCCTGGGAGTTCCGCGGCATCAAGGCCGTCTGGTTCGGCCGGCACCTCTACCAGCCGCTGGTCTTTCTCGACGGCGGAGTGGTCGAGATCTCGCCGGCCCCCCTCAATAAGGGTGAGCGTCGCTTCGTCGAAGACCTGAAGGCCTTCCACGATGACAACCCCGAGTTCTTCGCTGAGCGCGATCTGTACCTCCTGCGCAACATGAGCAAGGGCCGTGGCGTCGGGTTCTTCGAGGCCGGCAACTTCCACCCCGACTTCATCGTCTGGCAGCTCAAAGCCGACCGCCGGCAGGTGGCCTTCGTGGATCCCAAGGGCATCCGGAACGTCGGCCTACAGGATCCCAAGATCAGCTTCTTCGAGACCGTCAAGGAGATCGAGAAGCGGCTTGGCGACCCAAGCATCGTGCTCGACTCGTTCATCGTCTCGAACACGCCGTCGCGCGTGATGCGCAAGCAGTGGGGCATCGAGAAGCCCGAAATGGCCGAGCGACACATCGTATTCCAGGACGAGGACAAGGATACGTATGTGGGGACGATTCTGGAGAGCGTTGGTGCAGGGATACGCACATGAGTTCACGTCGTCGCTTCTCAGAGCGTCAGGGTTACGCACGCACCGACGTGGCGGAGATTACCGTCCGCCAGGATGCGCCGAAGTACGTCGGACAGATTCGATTGCCCACCGGGTTCTCCGATCATTCGATGCGAGCGACTTTCATCACCCGCCCTTGATAACGGTGCCAGCCTCGAGGAAGTGCAACGCGCCGCCGGTCATGCCGATGCCACGACAACGAAGCTTTACGATCGTCGCGGCTACAACCCAGAGAAGTTCGCAAGTTTCTCAGCTACTGAAGGCCCGCGTGTGAGAAAGCGGCCGCCTACCATCCTCGAGCGACCGACCCTCTCCTCGTCTAGCGTCTTGGTCTGGTGCAGTCCTTGGTGTAGGAACGCGCAATGATGTAACCCAGCAATCAGATGTCGATTGGATCGATGACAGACTCAACCACTGATAAGTATTCAGCCGGCGAACAGGGACTGGGGTATATCTATCAGGCGCGGCTGAACAAGGATGTGAACACGTTCGATCAGATGGCGCTCGCGCTGCACTACCACATGTTCCAGTTGGTGATCGTTGCGAACAACGGCCTTTATGGCGGCAGCAACGCTTACGTGCCCTACCGGGAGGCCCACATTAGGCAGGTCTTTCACCTGCATGGACAACCACAGGCATCAATCGCCTTCCTAGAGATCGACAACATCGCCGAATTCTTGCAGCGGAAAGCCAACGCGCAGAACCAGTCCGTGACACCTGTCAGCCCAGCGGTGGGGCCGCTTCGGAAGTCCCCTCCCGCAGGCGTGTGAGCCGGGAAATCATGACGCCGCCATGTTCGACCGAGAGGAATAGCCGTGCTTGATCTGGTAACGGCCGCCCGGTTCGACCGTCGCACGAGCAGCGGCAAGACCTGGCCTTGCCTGTTGAGCTGCGCGACGGCGGATGGGAATGAGCGGGAGGTCGTCGCGAAGTTTTCGGCTGGCTGTGAGCGCGGCGTTGCCCTCTGTGCCAATGACGGTGAGACATTTTCCCTGCTTGCTGGCTTGGTCGCCGAAGGGATGTGCTATCTGGCGCCTTCGGCTACGTGAGGTACACGCGATGAACAGAAAGGAGACTCGCATGACGCTCGTCGAAGCCATCCAGGCTCACGTCCGACTCCTGCCGCCCGCGCTCCAGCGTGAGGCGCTGGATTTCATCGCCTGGCTCGAGGCTCGTTATGGGATTGCGGCGCCTCCCGTTCCCGCCCCGTCCCCATCCTCCACCGAGGAGTTCATCGCGCGTCACGCCAACGCGCTGAGCGACGACTTCCCCGACGACATCGACGACTCTGATCTCGGCGAAGACACCGCACGGGAGTCGTTGGAATGAGCCGCTACCTGCTGGATACCAACGCCTGCATCGCCCTGATGAAGGAGAACGCCGGGGTGGTTCCCGTGTCCGTCAGGTGGGAATGGAGTCGCTGATGCTTTGCGCTCCGGTCAAGGCAGAGCTGTGGTTCGGCGCCTGCAAGAGCCAACGAGTTGCCGAGAATCAGGATCGTCTGCGCCAGTTCTTCGACGACCTGCCCAGCCTACCTTTCGATGATACCGCTGCCGAGCGCTGCGGCGAGATCCGCGCAACGCTGGCTGCCCAGGGTAAGCCTGTCGGTCCGTACGATTTGCAAATCGCCGCTATCGCCGTGTCCGGCAGCCTCACCGTTGTCACCGCCAACGTCGGCGAGTTTTCACGAGTCCCGGGCCTGGCCGTCGAGAAATGGCAGTCTTAGGAGAGTGCTTCCGGGCTGACCGAAGTAGCGAGGGTGCTGAAGCCCTTGCCGCGCTTGATGACGTGTTTCGGCCCGCGGACGGCATGCGCGGGGCTCGCGTTGAGCACATTGCCGATGACGAGCCAGTCGAAGAGCATCCGGATGGCGGCGAGCTCCTGCTTGACGGTCGGCTTGGCGTGCATGCGGCTGCGGTGCTCGACGTACGCGGCGACGAGCGTCGGACTGATCTGCGCGACGTCGCGGACGCGGCGCTGTTCGCACCAGGGGAAGAAATCGCCGACGGCTCGCGCGTACGCCCGACGCGTGTTCGGGTTGCGGATGTTGGCGGTGAATAACTCGATGAACCGCCAGGCCGCCCGGTCAATCCGCAGATGGCGCAGATGGACGCAGATGCGGGATGTCACCGGTGAAGACGAAGCGTTTGTATTCGAGGCGTGGCGCGCCGAAGTTCAGCAGAAGGCCGGTTTGGAAGCCTGTCGCCTTGAGGTAGTTGCTGGTCTGGGCCTCTTCCGAGCGGCCGAGCTGCCGCAGCGCCTTGATCCCGACGATGACCTCGCCAAAGCACACGAAGTCGACGCGATAGGAGCAGCGTAGCCGCGCTCCCTTGTACCCGACCGGCACTTCCGTCTCCCTTTCGAACGGGACGGCTCGGCTCTCGAACTCGATCGCAAGCGCCTCCTGGTAAACCGCCTCCAAGAATCCGTGACCAAGTTGCCGATGCACTTCGATTGCGGCCCCTATGATCGCATAGGTCCTCCGATCACCTCCCCGGCCCATTCTACTAAACATGGCTTAACCAGTATCCTCATTCAATCCCAGGCACCCCTCCTCTGCCGTCATCTGCGTCATCTGCGGACCAAAGCCCGGACCGGCTCCACAGCCTGACCTGTCCGTGCCCGCAAGCCCCCTGCCTGAGGGCAACCGCGCTCAGAATTCACCAGCGCCGGCGATCACGCGAAGCGTCGTTTCAGCCGAGGGTCGGAACCGCGAGAAGGCAGTAGCGGAGCCTTGGGGCGGCACCTGCTGTATGCTACCTTGCCGCACATGGAGAGCATCGGAGTCAGGCAGCTCCAGCAGAATGCGGCCGACACCGTGGATCGAGTCCGTCGCGGCGAGACCATCGAAGTGACCGTGCGGGGCCGGCCGGTTGCGAAGTTAGTGCCGGTGGGTGGCACCCTGCTCGATCAGTTGGAAGCATCCGGCAGGCTCAGGCGGGGAACAGGCGACCTGCTCGACCTGGGTCCACCCCTGAAGCCACGACGGGGCGTCGAGCTGCCGTCGGTCACCCTGGCGAGAATGCGGGCACGCGAACGCTGATGCTGTATCTGGATTCTTCGGCCCTGCTCAAACTCGTCGTGGCGGAGAAAGAGTCGGGCGCATTGCTGCGTTTTCTCAAACGCGAGCACGGCGAACGTGTTTCGTGCAGTCTGGTGCGCACCGAGGTCCTTCGCGCCACCCGCCGGCACGGTGCTGCCGCGCTCGAGAGGGCCCGGGCGTTGCTCCAAACCCTGCAACTACTCCAACTCGGCGATGCGCTTCTCGATGCCGCCGGCATGCTGGAGCCGTTGGAGATGCGCTCTCTCGATGCAATCCACCTCGCTGCCGCCAACCTCATCGCCCCCGAGCTTACGGCCCTGGTGACCTACGACAGGCGAATGGCACAAGCCGCCGTCGCCCTGGGCTTCCGGGTCGCGTCCCCTTCCTGATGTGACCGGCGCGGAACCCGACAAGTGGACTCCATTCACGAATGGTCGCAGGTGAGCGCCGAATCCGAGCTTGCGGCGACTATTTCGGTGCCGAAATGCCGGCCGTAACGCGAGGCCGCAACGCGGAGAACGGAAGCACCGTCGACCGGCAGCGGGGCTAGGTGCCCATACGGCGCAAGTGGCCGCAGATCAGGCACCGACATAAACCGTCAGTCGCGTTCCACGCGCGTCCTGCGCGGATCCAGTGAAGATTGAAGCGCCCGCCCTGGTTGTCCGAAGGGTTGAGCCAGAGCATGCGCTCGAAGATCGCGGCGGCCTCGGTCATCTTGCCGAGACGCCAGACGCAGGGGCCGTAGCCGCTCATGCAGCGCAGGAAGGACCGGTTGTCGATCCAGCCCCATGACAGTGCGCCGTCGAAGTTGGCGCCCAGCGACAACTCACCGATGCGCATGCCGATCTCGTAGTGCTTGATCGCGTCCTCCGGCCGGCGATCGAACACGAGGTTGCCAAGATGGGCATGGGCGTCGAGACAGCGCAGGTCGGCGTCGAGTAACTGCATCAGCAGCTTTTGGGCGCCGGTGAAGTCACCTCGATCCTTCAGATCATTCGATTGAATGATCGGGTCGCCGTCGGGATCGTCCGGATCGTCGCCGGGCAGCACCTGCTCCATCTCGTACTCGCGCCGCGGGCCGCGCGCGATGATGGGCAAGGCCCACTCCGGGAGAGGCTCGCCCTCTTCGCACCAATACTCCTCGTCGGGGTCCCACACGCCGTGGTCTTCGAGGCGTAGCGGGGTCAGCCCGAGCGCCGGGACGTCGATGTGGTGCGCGGTAATCTCACCCGAAAGGTACTCGTTCTTTGCATAGGTCCAGCGCTTGCGCGGCTGTACGGTAAGGATCTCGCCAGGAACGACGCGCCACAGTCCCGTGGCGCGCAGGGTGACCCTCCGAAGCTTTAGCGAAGGAGGGTCGAAAAGCAGGCAGCGCGCGGCCGTCTGTTTCAAGCTCGCGACGATGAGGTTCAGCGGCGCGGTCATCACGCTGGACCATTCCTTTCCATCTTTCGTCTCGCATGAAGTCGGGCATTCTGCAGCTTCCACAGCAACGCCGGCCATTGGCGCTGAATTCGTAGGCTTTCCGCGCTTGCGATTATCAAGAGCTTCCCTCGAACGACCTGTTCGCCAGGTGTGGTGGCACGAGGATATTCCAGCGCCGTTGCAATTGGCCGCCGGCGCGACGGCCCCCGAGGTACAGCGGCTGTTGCGGCTTGCGCTTCTCGAGCCTCGCCAGAAGTCGGCTGACTCCCGTGCTCACCTCCGGGTGCCGTTCGAGAAACCATCCGGTCGCCGCGTCCAGCACGCGCCGATCGAAGAGCTTGAGATACGCGTCGAGCAGGTCGAGATCGAGATCGCGGAATCCGGCGGCAGACTCGACGAGCTCGTCGAGGCCGCCCACCCACCAGGGTGCGGCGAAGCCGTCGACGAGCGTGCGTTCAGGGCCGGTCAGCCGGAGCGTTCGTCCGCGCCGATCGAGATCCACAACGCCGAACCCGGTGCGCCGCTTGCGGACTAATGGGGCCGGATGCGGAACCGCGGGCCACTCCATTCCGTCGATGCGCAGCGTGCGCCGCGGGTGCGCCGTGAAGTAGGGGAACTGGTGAAAGACGCTGTGCGCGTGTCCGAGCAGGTCCAGGGCACTGTGATAAGACAGAATGGCATCGGGTCGTAGCGCAGCGGCGACGAGATATGGGTCGGGTAGGAACGTGCGAGGGTCGGTGCCTATCGGAGTGACCGCGTAGAGCCCGCGTGCCAGCCGACGGAGTCGGCCGACCTCGGCATAGTACTTCGCCTGCTCGACGGCGCGCGCTCTCGAGTTCGGCCCGCCGAGCTGACGTTCCCAGAGATCCAGCGTGAGAACGGGATGCTCTTGGAACAGAAGGGCAGCGTTTTGAGTGCGCCTGCTAGCCATAACAGGGTGAATAGTACCCTATAACGGATTTAATCAGCAAGCCGCGTCTGGGTGTCCTCAAGCCGCCCGGCTCTTCAATGGAACGAAGCGGATCTCGACTCGCTTGTTGAGCGCGGTGGCGATGCGACGCAGCATCGCCAAGGAGTGGCCATCATAGTCGTCGTCTTCGAGACGCGAGATGACCGAGGCCGTCGTGCCAACGCGGTCGGCGAGCTGCTTCTGGGTGAGCTTCGCCTTGGTTCGCAGCTCGTAAACCTGACGGGCGACCTCGGCGCTGGCACGGGCTTCCTCGAGCTCCGCCAACCGCTCTGGTTGTCCAGCGAAGAACCGACGGTGGACGTAGTTGAGAGCGGCGGAAGTGCTCTTCTTTTTGGCCATGGGTTTAGTCCTCCGGTGGAACGAAGGTATGTCGCCGCGGATTGGCGTTGAACTGAACCTTCCGACGGGCGGCTTTCTCGATGTCCTTTGGCGGGACCGCTGCCTGTTGTTTCACCATGCCGTGCGAAGCAATCGCGGCCGTGCGCCCATGAAAGAAGTACAGCATTCGATAATTCACGCCGGCATGCTTGGCACGCAGCTCGTAGATGCCGTCGGCGAGGTAGTCGGCCTCCGGGCGCCGCAGCTCGTGCCCAAGCTCTCCGAGGCGATCGAGGCGAACCAGGCACTTCGCGCGCGCCGCGGAAGGAAGCGCCGCCAACCAGTCGACGAAGGGAATTGTTCCATCCTCCTCACGGAAGAAAATGACCTCAACTCCTGGCAACCAACGACCTCGATAGATCTTCGCAAAATTGCGAAGTCTTCGCAAGCAGTCTGATATCTCGAAGGGTGCCAGAAGGCGACGCACCACCTATTCGGAATCCAAACACTCGCCAAGGTCGGGGGCCGGGCTGCTCAACAACGCCCTTGGGCAGCTTCATCCTCGACGTCGCTTCGATGTCCCGAAAATCTGTCTCGCGAACTCCTCGTCCCAGCCGCGGTTGAGCTGGTAGTTGGCCTCGCTGCCGAAGCCGCGGAGTTGGTGCTTGAGCTCGCGGGGGAATCCGCGCAGCTGGTGCTTGGCCTCGTCGCGGATCTGACGGAGAATTTCCTCCTGTCGTCTTGCCATCTCTTGCTCCTCCTTATCGGTTCAAAACTCCCTCACTCTGAACTTAGGCCCCCGGGGCCTAAATCGCTGGTGCTTGGCAGCGCTCGCCAGCGGACGCGATCGCGCAAGTGGCTGATCTTGCGCTGAGATGCGCCAGGGAGCGCTGGCATCTCAGGGCTTGAGGCGCATCCCGCCTGGTCTGACCAGCGCAACCTCCGGGAAAGCCGACAGAAGCGCCGTGAAAATAAGCCGATTTCGCGCTTAGCGCGACGATTTTGAGCTGCAAATGGCCTTTGCAAGGAGACGCGTCGAATTTCGCCTTCCACGTGCTCTGGCCCAGCGCATCTACCTGGACTCAGTCGCGTTCCCATGCGCGTCCTGCGCGGCTCCAGTGAAGATTGAAACACTCGCCCTGGTTGTCCGACGGGTTGAGCCAGAGCGTGCGCTCGAACACGCCAGCGGCCTCGGTCATCTTACCGAGACGCCAGAGGCAGAGGCCGTAGCCGCTCATGCAGCGCAGGTCGGTGTCGAGCAACTGCATCAGCATCTTCTGAGCGCCGGCGAAGTAACCTCGGTCCTTCAAGTCATTCGATTGAAAGATCGGGTCGCCATCGGGATCGTCCGAGTCGTCGCCGGGCAGCACCTGCTCCATTTCGTACTCGCGACGCGGGCCGCGCGCGATGACGGGCAAGGCCCACTCCGGGAGAGGCTCGCCCTCTTCGCACCAATACTCCTCGTCGGGGTCCCACACGCCGTGGTCTTCGAGGCGCAGCGGAGTTAGCCCGAGCGCCGGGACGTCGATGCGGTGCGCGGTAATCTCACCCGAAAGGTACTCGTTCCTTGCATAGGTCCAGCGCTTGCGCGACGTCCCAGATGGGAGCGGCGGCTGGATCGCCCTTCGGCGGGCGTGCACGCCTTTTCCGGCGGCCGCTGCCCGTCCGGTTCGACTTCTTGCTTCGTCCCTTCATCGCATGGCTCTAGGCTTTCGGCGTTCTTCCGATAGGCAAGGGCCTCACCCGGTGCCGAGATTCCTCTACGATGACCACGGCGCCGGCGGCGAGATCCAGCTCGACGCGTGGCAAGACGCTGTCCAGGCGACGGATGACGTTTGCGGGCCGACTGTTTTGCAGTCGGAGAAGCACGACC is drawn from Candidatus Binatia bacterium and contains these coding sequences:
- a CDS encoding type II toxin-antitoxin system prevent-host-death family antitoxin: MESIGVRQLQQNAADTVDRVRRGETIEVTVRGRPVAKLVPVGGTLLDQLEASGRLRRGTGDLLDLGPPLKPRRGVELPSVTLARMRARER
- a CDS encoding PDDEXK nuclease domain-containing protein; translation: MAKKKTPNAPLARAAEPLYREIRAVIEEARAGAYRAVNTAMVHAYWHVGRLIVEHEQGGKRRAAYGAEVVEDLSQRLTADFGKGFTVRNLWNMRQFYLSFQILHAPRAESGDQKQDAPRLESGGKSRKRHAPRAEPGPVFRPELSWTHYRLLLAVGDSRAREWYLHEAAEQHWSTRQLERQISVLYYERLLASRKKAPVRKEARDKIAAVEPEQFIRDPYVLEFLDLKDYPALRESRVEQAIIDNLQAFLLELGKGFSFVARQRRMRFEDEDFYVDLVFYNYLLKCFVLIDLKVGKLTHQDLGQMDSYVRMFDAHARPEGDNPTIGLILCSRKNEAIAKYSVLSEARQIFAAKYVKVLPTERELTREIERERRLIEAGRPGEEKP
- a CDS encoding site-specific integrase; this translates as MTSRICVHLRHLRIDRAAWRFIELFTANIRNPNTRRAYARAVGDFFPWCEQRRVRDVAQISPTLVAAYVEHRSRMHAKPTVKQELAAIRMLFDWLVIGNVLNASPAHAVRGPKHVIKRGKGFSTLATSVSPEALS
- a CDS encoding PIN domain-containing protein — encoded protein: MLCAPVKAELWFGACKSQRVAENQDRLRQFFDDLPSLPFDDTAAERCGEIRATLAAQGKPVGPYDLQIAAIAVSGSLTVVTANVGEFSRVPGLAVEKWQS
- a CDS encoding type II toxin-antitoxin system VapC family toxin; protein product: MLYLDSSALLKLVVAEKESGALLRFLKREHGERVSCSLVRTEVLRATRRHGAAALERARALLQTLQLLQLGDALLDAAGMLEPLEMRSLDAIHLAAANLIAPELTALVTYDRRMAQAAVALGFRVASPS
- a CDS encoding GxxExxY protein; amino-acid sequence: MGRGGDRRTYAIIGAAIEVHRQLGHGFLEAVYQEALAIEFESRAVPFERETEVPVGYKGARLRCSYRVDFVCFGEVIVGIKALRQLGRSEEAQTSNYLKATGFQTGLLLNFGAPRLEYKRFVFTGDIPHLRPSAPSAD
- a CDS encoding helix-turn-helix domain-containing protein, which translates into the protein MAKKKSTSAALNYVHRRFFAGQPERLAELEEARASAEVARQVYELRTKAKLTQKQLADRVGTTASVISRLEDDDYDGHSLAMLRRIATALNKRVEIRFVPLKSRAA
- a CDS encoding type II toxin-antitoxin system RelE/ParE family toxin gives rise to the protein MPGVEVIFFREEDGTIPFVDWLAALPSAARAKCLVRLDRLGELGHELRRPEADYLADGIYELRAKHAGVNYRMLYFFHGRTAAIASHGMVKQQAAVPPKDIEKAARRKVQFNANPRRHTFVPPED
- a CDS encoding DUF2281 domain-containing protein, which gives rise to MTLVEAIQAHVRLLPPALQREALDFIAWLEARYGIAAPPVPAPSPSSTEEFIARHANALSDDFPDDIDDSDLGEDTARESLE